Within Oreochromis niloticus isolate F11D_XX linkage group LG2, O_niloticus_UMD_NMBU, whole genome shotgun sequence, the genomic segment TCAGATTTTTTGATGACCCACGTCAAAATTTAAGAGACCGTTTGGTCCATGCTGATTTTATCTATAACAAAACGTGACATGGCTACATGGAAGCCCTATGATAACTCCACACAGTCCTGTGTCAGACCCTTCTAAGTCCTCTTTGTAATGGAAATTACAGATGTGGAAATTGGGCCCAGAATCACAACACTAGCAAAACAACCTATTTGTCCTTGTGGCCTAGAATATATAGGTAAAACTGTCAAAAAATtgaaacaaaaactgaactttACTGGCTTGAAATTTTCCATTAGCAGCCCACTCTAATGGCATAAAACATGATATTACGATTTTGTGGCATTGAACACAGTCCAGCACCATCTAGGAGAGAAGACTATGATTTATTATTGAACATTATTTACTTTGTAGGCGTTGTAACCCAAAGAACTGCATTCTTTTTAGTAATACAATTCACTGAGTAGATGAAAGAAAATTTTTAGCATTGATACAAACTAATTTTTACTAATCAAGTTTTTTAGAATTTGTGATAGATATTTTTGGTCCTTCTCTGGATCTGGATGTTACTGATAAATGGAAAGTTAAAAATAGGTGTGttctcattttctttcctttgtttcTGGAGGGTCGATTACAAAACTAATGTTGTTATTGGGTTAAATTATTTGACCAATACTACACACCTGTGATGTGCCTAATAGTTGCTATTTCCCAGTTGGTTGATTGTAAATTTGCATTGGTAAATGGGAGTTATTTAAttaagtagctgtgtaaacattATTTCACCTTAGCGATGAAGGTCGCCTTGACTGGAACATTGTAATCTAATAAAAATAATGGTAAGCAATAGAGTTTGCTGcggttatatatatatatatatatatatatatatatatatatacacacatttttttttaaacatgtttctaCTCTTATGGAACTGTCATTGATTCAGATATGCATAGCCATGCACAGTTAAAAAGTAATTGTTATTCCACAGTATGAACCTGAAAGTGATACATAATAACTGACCTGTGAAGAAGAACACAAAACCCATGCCGTGAAATTGTTCAGGATGCTTAAATACATGCATTtagctctttttgttttttattctttgcagatattaaaatgtaataatacaTATTATGCCAGTACTATTAGTAAATTCTACCTTTGGTCAATACAATGATTTCTGTATTCTAGATAAAGATATTCTGGGTGCTTAACTGAAGAGAAAAGGGAAATAAACCTTCAATCTCTTGATAGAATAAGGACTGCAATAACAATTACACAGAGAGCCAACAGCGTCCCAAGCACAATGATAACAGGGTCCCATTTTTGTCCTGGAATCAAAAAGCACAGatatgatattatattatatttctgCCAAGGCGAAATTAGAAAGCAAACTATTTACTTAACatattttatgtaaatttaCCAAGAAAAAGTAATTTCACCGGAGTGAATTTTAAAGAATAgttaataataaacaacatcaggTAATTATTGCTGCAAAGATCAAattagattttttgtttttctagtttagttgtaaaaaaaaaaaaatcaaccttaacctcctaagacccgtgCTCTTTCATGgcacgcttttttttttttacctgatttttgtttctgaaagaaatgagatccacatatgaggacattcgctTTAAATGTCAATAGGACATTGGCAGTATCAGGCCCTTGTaaagcaaaatttagtattttgatctagacaacccaaaatgtgatgttcacctttgtggacgccaggtcctaggaggttaaattaccttacatgtttaaacaaatgtttttaaaaataaattatgaataAATTATAGTGATAAATCGGTGACTACATACTTGTCTCCACTTGAGTTCCTTCACCAAAGACGATCTCTCCACATGTGACCACTGCACAGTAGTAGGTCCCAGCATCAGAGGAGCTCTGAATAGTTTTGGACAGACTGTGGACACAACGCCTTCCCTCTTGTTTTTGACTGTAGTTTCTGTGAGTGTAAATAATGGTAGCATCGGATTGTCCTGATCCCGCTCTGAACCAGTACACTCTGTGTTCATCTGGGCACCGGCCTCTATTCTCTTTGTTACTGGAGAAAAGTGAACACTGGACAGTCACGGAGCTGCCTGGGTCGACTGACACTGCCTCTGGAGTTTGTTTCACATTGACTGATTTCTGCTCACTGTGACCTGGGTTGTTCAGTAAAAAGCAGTGATAAtggaattaaaatatttaaaaaaaatataataccACATTTGCTGAAAACATTGGTGATTACTAAGTGAGGTAGAAAAAATTAATATATAACATAGTTTACCATTTACAGCTAAGTAGACGCTTGTATTAAAGGTCTGTGAATAAGCTGATCCACACTGACAGAAATATGTTGCTTCATCTTCTTTAAGGACGTTTCTTATTGTAAGAAAATACAGAGCCTGCCCCTCTGATACTGTGAAACGACCGTTGTTAAATTCTTCgctcagtgtttgttttgtgtaaGATCCCGTAGCAACTGTCTGGATGATATATCCAGGAGATTGCTTAAACCAATGAACAAATTTGCCCTCCTTCTCTGTAACCGAACACTGCAAAGTAACATTTCCACCAACTTCAACTTCTTTAAAAAGGATCTGGCTGGCAGCCTCTGCGCTTTGAATCAGAGCTGAAGACACAGGACAAAAAGAGATAAAACCAGTAAAGGTTAAAAAGACTCCTTTTTAAATAGTATTGTTTTCACATTATACATCTGTTAAAATCTGTGTAAACAACACTAGATCATCTTTTACTTACCTATTgtagtaaaaagaatcaaagcaGTCTGTACTCCAATCATTGTGGTGAAACACCTTTGTCTTGCATGACAGATGCCTTCCTACTTAAATGAAAGTTTAGTCACAAGATCATCAAAGTGTTGCGAGTAGGAATCATGCTGATTGGCTGAAATGGTGGTAATACACTTCCTcgaaagtgttttttttttgttactgttgTTTGACTGGTTGATgtttcaaaatgcatttttttgtttaaaagacGCAACTATTACTGATGTTCAGTCATATTAATTGTTATAATAATTAATGAAGGACTGTAACAGgtaataaaatgtttaatcatTATTGTAATGCCTAATGATCTTTGACTTAAAGTTAGTATTTAATTCTAAGCCTGAGGTCGACAATCAGTTGAAAGTAACACACTTCTGTAAGTAATACTTGTATCACATCATGTAGCTCATCATTTTTAGGAGCAACACACAACACTTACATCTATTTGCATTCCATTAAGCCCTGTTACAGTTTCAAACAGTGttaaaacaacaactgtaatctgtaacatttttaaatagcCAATAAAATGCTTTAAATGCATGTGTCTCAGAGACCAcctatgtagttttagtttttacatAATGGTCTCACTTGTCTTTATGACTTTTTATGTATGTTTTATATTAATATACACCAGCTATTAATGATATGAATTTCTCCATTTCAGGCCTCTTTGATACaccaaatatatacatatatatacatatatatatatatatacatatatatatatatacatatattagtgctgtcaatagattaaaaaaaattagctAATTATTCtcacaattttctgtaattaatcgcGATTAATGGCAATAACTTGATCAATAGCCTGGttgcaattactttttttccaactttatatttaagcttgtaactgacattatgcaatataatgaagtaaatgcagaataaacacaaagaatgtatgcttaaattcaattggaatttgaatagttttcttcagTCTTATAGCACAGGTTCTCTCCTGTGAaatacaagttttaaaaaaactataTACTAATAGGTAAGTATacactaatatataatatatattagtgctgtcaaacaattaAATTGTTTAATCTGATTCATCACAGAGTTACTGTggattaattttgattaatcacaattaaatattcatttttattctatattaatCGCATTTCGTTTTGCATGAGCAAACAGACTCGAGAAAAAAGGATAAATATATGCACTTAACATCTTTATTGAACATCTTGCacattcatgttaacaaaaaactctgtaaacatttatccactctctctctgtcactcttgggGAGGCACTTCCAAGTCCTTGAAACGAGGAACCAAAGCTATGTAAAGCACGTGTTCTCAACGATATTAATaggtctgcagtttgttgcaatCCACTTGGCAAATGTGTCAGTCAATATGTCCGAGGTAGACTTACTGAGCCCCTGATGCTTCGTGAGTGGTTTGTCGCAAGCTGGGTGACGCGTTAGCCAAAGTCCTACCAGCATCCCCGACTAACGTATGCTTCGCGttaatgtgatattttaagctgGAAGTGTTTcggtgaaaagaaaattccttcttgcacaatgtgcataatattttatgttggtcgactgttatttttttaatactcaaattTCCCATCGAGAGGGCCAATGTGTGTTTATCATCTTCCATATTGCGTTGATTGGTTCAGCTGCCCGTCACTACCAGATCAACTGCCCTTTTGTACATGTGCGAAGGTAACCctacttggacaaactgcctgaaatgcgttgacagaaacatttcagagattttgagtcattctgcatTTCAGATCCGTAAAATGCGTTAAAAAATTTTATCGCTTTGACTGTTTTGCATTCAGTTTTCCTTCCACTGTTTTGTCAGTTAGATTATTTCCCAGATTTCcctctctgtgtatttaagtcctcaatTTTTCTCTGTTCCTTGTCACGTCATCAGTCTTCATGTTACTCCCATTATGTTTCTCCTGTGCTGTATACTCCATGTTTTGCTCCCTTGTGTCTAGTTTCTAGTACCCAATTCATGCCTTGCCATGCCAAGACTttagtgttttgtattttagtttttagttctCAGCAAAACAGCTGCTTAAGTTCACTTTATGTCTCCAGAATCCTGCACTTTGGtcctcatcctgcctgccacacagtcAGACCTTTGcaattaaaagtagaatgggaggcagagcctttagctttcaggcccctcttctgtgtaACCAGCTCCCAGACACACACCCACTCTACTTTTAAAATTAGGCTTAAAAGttcttttttgataaagctcatagtcagggctggaccaggtgaccctgaatcctcccttagttaggCTGTTATGTGCTTAGGCTGCTAGGGGCTTACCATGATCCACTTagtgtttttttcactttcatctttttcacttACTATGTGTTTATAgaccactttgcatttaatcattaggtATTATTAATTTGTCAACACTTGTGGTGCATGGCACACTGGTTAGGTTGCTTGCTCTGCAGCGAGAGAACTAGCTGAACTGCGCAGAGAGTCCCAAGTGTGGGAAACTAATCTGAGCAATTAAAGAATGAAATCCAGAGCAGAACAACCGAATCAAACATTTTTCAGGCCTCAACAGAAGAGGTGAAGGGCTAAAGAGTGAGGTGGAGCAGGTGCTCTGGTGTCAGTGTTCAGACGTGAAGTGCATAGTTACCTTACTTTAGCCAGGTATAGTGTAAGAACAATGGTTCTAGACGGGTACGAAGCATGTCTAACCTCCATAACAGGAGttcaaatttcattaaaaagtaTTTAATGAAATGCAAAAGCTATAAGACTGTCATTGTAGCGTTTGGGTATCATTGTATCAAGACCATATGGTATCAAATTACAcctgtttaaatataaattccttcgatttatcattttaaaataattttgttgtgatttaaaaaaaaattacaattaaaagtaACATTTGTCTGTAAATCATTTAGTATATATTATTTCCAGTATTTCTAGGTGTTAATGTTACTATTAACTCCTGGAATATtaccaaaataaacaaaatccaCCTCCGGTCTTCTATTTGAGTTTTCACGTATTCTGTTCGTCACAGTGTGAAATTTAATTCAGAGAAGCAATTGTGGCAGTTGGGCTCTAACACCCACCAGTTTTGGTTTTACTGTGTCTTTTCCGTTTtttcttggggggggggggggggggggttagcaAATCCAATAAATCAATTATGTGTTTGGCATGAAGGGCCAGGGGGGTGAGAGGGCATGTAGCCTTAATGATCTTAAAAGTGACATTTTTACATTCATTAAAAGAACAACTGAATCATGTGTTGGACTCTCACAATGAGCCAATCTTGCAAGAGAGAAAATTCAAGTTCCATCATTCCCAAGGACATAGTAGCATCTTGGCTTGGGAGGAAGGCTAGGCAGAGAAGAATTGAGGCTAGaattttcctttcttgcagCCAACCCAGTAATTTTGTTTCCACCTATCTGGGGGcaccaaaaaagaagaatttctcCCAGTAAGAGCGGACTACTGGTAGGTGGTTCTAGGGATCAGTTATTATTCTGCTCGCTAGTGCCATTTGTCTGAACCAGGACTCCCTTTGCAAGTGCTCACTGACTCTTGTGGTGAGCAAAATCTTCTTGATGAGAACCGATTTCAACAGCTTGGAATCCCCACTATGCTCCAAGCCTCTAACCACCccacttttacactcagctctgaCTGGTCAGCACCTACGTTCCAACACTCACACAGAGTCTGTTCACCTAGTCATCTATGGCAGTGGCTCAGAGTTGTTGAAGTTTGTTGTATTCACTTCTCCCATATCCCTTTGGATTTTGGGATTCCCCTGGTTATAAAAACATAACCCACTTATTAACAGAATGTAAGAGAGACCAACTAAATGCTGAAGCTTATTTTGCACAACTATCACCTCAAACTCAACTGATTTATATATTGTTCCCAAGGAGTACCATGACCTCAGCCAAGTGAGCCATATCAACCATACGACAGCAGAAGAGATCTTCTTCCTGGAGGTTCTCTTCCCTTCTGTTGCCTTTACAATTTCCCCCAAACAAGTGAATTAGTTGTGTGACCTCATTCAAGTCATTTTAAGTCTATGTCTAACAAAGCCTTAATAAATGACACTGAGAGGTGAACACGACCTCAAGACACAAACaagtctcagctgttttcacaacaaaaaaaacaaaaatcaaaacaacaaacaggcAAAGCATAAAGCGATACAGCGTAAACACCACATAGTATCCATCATATTAAACTGTAAATCAAAATGTCTTTGCAACATTTGAGCATTTGAAATTTCTTCTGTACAAGTAATTCAGATGAAATCAACAAAGTCATGGATGGTCTCCTTCACCAGCACAATGCAAACTGTGTGCAGCTCCTCAGAATAAAGAGGTGATCAGGTTCATGACCATGTTGTTCCTATCTCCTTCATAATGGAGAACCAAAGCAAACGGAATATCATTGGAGTCTGAAAACCACAGGCTGCATAAAGCACAGATGTTGCTGCATTAAATCAAGAAATGCCAAGATTCAGTGGCCATTATGAATATAAACACAACTTTTATCATAAAGTCGGAGCACGAAATCCACACATATGTTATATTTAGTAGTGGCTATTGAATTTATTTCTTTGATGCAGTAACATCTctgttttatataaaattaaGATTCCATGAAAATGCCATTTGCTTTGGGATTCTTCTGGGCGAAGGAGATAGCAAGCCACCCCTGAACCTGATCACCTCCATACCCTGAAGTGATCTGAGGTTTTACTGTGCAGATAAACAGACCACACCCTGTTCTTTCCTTATTTAGCTGAGTGCACCTGTGTGAAAGCAGAGCACAAAACAACTTAACTTCTTTCTTTAATCCAGGTGCACTTTGAAACTGAGCCTGACTTGATTCTCTAACTCCTGACTAAAGCTGATACACATCACCTAAGTGTCAGCTACATGAAAACTAATATGCTAATGAGAAACAATAAATTACTGTAACACTGAATGTGGAACATTAACTAACATCACACACAGTCTCACCAAGGCCATAATACACTTTCCTGTTTTGATTTCCATATGAGGAAACTGTTGTAAACATAGTATGTGTTGTCTACTGTAAACAGCCCACTGTAAGAAAACCAAATGAGAGTCAAACATAAATTAACATAAATGTGTTGTTGGTGTTGTTTCATGTGTTTAAACTCTGGGTATGGCATATTTCCATTGTGGTAGTGCAGTGAAACAACACTACAGTGAGAAGCCAATAAGATTGCTCTAAAAATTGTTCCCTCCCATTTGATACGGTTAAATGTAGACAAATCTTTTCACAATGCAGCTTCAAACGTCTGCTgactgaagaggaaaaaaaagaaaatgctgacAATTTTTTATATACTGCTCCTGATCAATTTTGGGCGTAAGTACAGAATTCTTAATCACTGCATTGTTGCCAtttgtaatatatatatttaattttatatatatatatgattctgtttgtcattaatttttCAGGATGCTCAGATCATCAGATCTTTGACACCAAAAATGTTGCTGTTGGGGAAAATGTGACTCTAAATTGTTCCCGGGATCGTCTTTGGCATTCAACAAACTTATTTTGGATCAGACTTGTTTCTCAGAGCTTTCCTGAAATTGTAGGATCAACAATGTCTTATGATTCTCCGACTATTGAAAAGACTCATCATATTACAACAAAACAAGAGCCTGGAACTTTTGTTCTACATATCAACAGAGCACAGTTAACCGATACAGCTGTTTATTACTGCATCAAAGTAAGAAAGCGCAACATGACATTTTTGAAAGGAACTTTTCTTAGAATCAAAGGTAAGTGAAAGAGAAACAGCAACACTAATGTGTCAGCCACAGCAAAATTATTTAccgtttttatatatttatttgcgCAATTCCTGAAGACACACTACTTCAATATATTTGAAATTTTGATTTAActgaatgtaataaaacatttttttttcataggaCCTGACCCAGGCATCACTGGTGTTACTCAAGACTCTTTGTCTAATCCAGTCCATCCAGGAGACCCAGTAACTCTGCAGTGTTCAGTCCTCTCTAATTCTGAGAACAGAACATGTACAGAAGATCACAGTGTGTACTGGTACAGAGCCAAACCAGATGAATCTCATCCTAGTTTAATTTATAGTCACAAAAACAATGGTTATGACTGTGAGGGGAGTCCTCCCTCCCAACAGAAATGTGTCTACAGCTTCTCCAGGAACATCAGCTCGTCTGATACGGGAACTTATTACTGTGCTGTGGCCACATGTGGAGAGATACTGTTTGGATATGGAACAAAACTCGATATAGAAGGTAAGTGtttttctattaaaataaaaaataaaaatatataaatgtttataatttatttagttttgactaCAATGGATTTAGATGAAGTATATCAGCACATAATAATTGATGAATTACGtgtataaattataaatattattacatttcagtgttatttcatattaaataagAGCTTTTTTCCATTTAGTTCCAGTTGTCCGTCATTGGGATTTGACCAACACAGTTCTCATTCTGCTATGTGTTGCTCTCAGCATAAGCCTGATTGTCATTGCTTTCCTTATTTATatcatcaaagaaaaaaacaaaacatcggGTAAGAAGAGTTATTTCTATATCAATTTCTTGAATAGTATTCAGTTAAGTCGTACTTATCAACAACTGCTTTGTAAAGTAAAATACAGTGAAACATTTGCTTGATCACTTTTTCACATTGTTCTAATCCAGCTGCTGCTTCTCtacaaacaaatacagaaacaaCTAGGGCAGAACAGCAAATTCATAAAGTAAGAAATTTTGCAATAAAAAGCCtgatagaaaaataaaaccagCAGTTTTTAATGATAGTCTACAGATGTGCATTTATGTTGATagatttttatgtatttctCAGAGACATGAGGACTCATTGACTTATGCTGCACCAACCTTTACCAAGAGAAACACTCGCAAAGCAGAGAGAAGGAATGCAAGAGCAACAGAGacaatttgtatttattctgaTGTCAGAGCTTTTGAGTGTGGAAAAAGTGATGCTTAAGCAAAGCTTGTATTTCATCTCCCTTACATCTTCACTTTGGACTGATATTTAATATTGGCATGCCCAGATTTCATTCACTGAGTCTGGATATTAAAAGCAGAAGAGAAAAACATTCAAATGATGACTATGTGAAAATAAATCCAGTAAGTCATCAAACACCAAATGTGCTTTGGAACAACTACAAGACATCAAATCTTtgtatttagtgtttttttaaaattcatgtcccattttcttcactttttttgttttgcttcgtGACAACTGTAACAGAGATACAAAAAACTGCATAGAAAATTCTAAAATACCATTTTGTTGTTTGAGCACTTTGTATCTTTCAGCTGTTTATGTCAGGTCTTCAGAAAACAACCATGTGGCACTTGTTTGAACCTGTTTGGTTTGTGATTCAAGTTTTTCTCTGCCAGCCAGCATGAAATGCTTTTTATGTCTGTTCAGTAGGATCTTGCAGAAGCTTTAATAAAACACTCAAATGATATCTGAAGCATGCTTGGTTTCTCAGATTTCCACCACAGATTGTAATTAATTTGTATATATGAGAAGTAACATTATGTTAATAAATACAATGTCCACATCTTTCCTGTTGCAAAGTAATGCTAGTGTGATGCTAGTCTGTTAATGTGCAACACAAGAGCTCTGAAAATggatttaattaaatacatcCAACATAAAATGTAAGTAAAGCACAAAATTCTGTTTTAACTTTGATAGTACAATGTTAAAATAACAAAGTCATTTTCATCTATTCTGTTATGATTGAACCATTACTCCATATAATAAGACAatataaatgttccctttaaaatcacacacacccttttctttctttattcagcTGAGGTCACCTgtttaaaaacagcacaaaacaacTTATTTGTTTAATTCAGGTGCACTTTGGAACTGAGCCTGACTTGATTTTCTGATTTGTCTGACTAAAGCTAGCTGACTTCAATCAGCTGACAACAAACCAGAGGAAAGTGGAACTGCAGGAGGGAACTAAATGAGCATTCCCATTCATTATTGGGTGATCCCTTGTGACAAGGGAGCAAAGCTTTCATCAGTTAAATATACATACTGTTTGTGATCTTTACACTTGTTTGTGAAGCTCTGTGAAATACTCGCTATTGTTTTGTGATCACGTTATTtgtgttatattttaaatgaagaTGTTTCAGTATGTTTAAATTAAAGTCATCGCTGCtcagtctgtctctctgtcttaaACCCTATTACATATTTAGACCCTGGTCAAACATATGTTTTGTATTAGGCAAATTATGTTTGTATAATACAGAATCTTTCTGTGTCACTTTGTGctttgtctgtttcttttttctgttgtgaCAACAGCTGACTGTTAGTGCCGACCTTTCTGTTTCATTTATAAAGACTTTGTAAATGAGGTCACACTAAATCCTGAATTAACTACAAACTGCATAAATGAACTGTGAATTACAGTATGAAGTGAGAATTCACAAAACCTCTAGTAACATACTTACAAATAGCTTGCTGTATATGTGTACATGTGTATCTGAATAAGTTAATCATTTACTTAGATTTTCTAAATAAGAGCATGAACCATTAAAAGCTTTCATCAAGTACAAACTTGATGGAATCAGTTAAAGTAAATTTCATTGATTCTATCTTAACtaaaaaattcaaatgaaaaagaaaagaatgaaactACACAGTTCTTCCTTTGTCAGACTGCTGCATATTTTGAAATATGTTAAATCACTAAAACATAATCCAAGTTTTTGTAACTTAGGTTTTGGGACATGTACTGCATAATAATATAATTTCATTTTGAGTCAGCTAGGTCCATCACAaaataagtgttttttttatctacTCTTCCGGCACATTGTGTGTCTTTAAGAACAATTTTACGAAAGATCAGTCACCTCTTATTTACTTTGAACTTAATCTTTCACCAGTAGTGGTTAGCACCATCGTGCTTCTTGCTCATAGTAAGAAGTTCCTAGTCTGAATCTAGCctggggattttttttgtgtgtagaaCTTGAATGTTCTCCTTGCATcggtgtgggttctctccaggtacttggcttcctcccacagtccaaagacatgcatgggtTTAGACTAACTGATGGTTCCAAATTGGTCATAGGTCTGAGTGTGTTTATGGTTATCTGTATTTATATGTTAGCCCAGCAATAGATTGGCAACCTGTCTAGAAGAGTGATTCTTAAGAGCCGCACGTTGAGGGCCGCAAAATTTTTTAGTTTTACACCTGTGGGCCGCGAGGCCCGCAGGATAAGTTATTAATTGAAGACACCAGGGACTACTGTTATCCAGGAAAATTTCAGTTACAATACAGCTTCCCACCACTTGGTGGGATTTGTTTAATCAGCCTCAataagcaagcagaagaaaacactcTCCCCGACATTTGCAGTTAGCAAAATATATCTAGAAGttcttaaaacacaaaaatgaagatgaaagTGACAAGCCCCCCTCCCAAAAGGCAACATTTTTGTGCAAGTACAACCCTGACTTCCTGAAGTAAAGGTTTCTGAATGGAGGAAACGAGGTGGAGCAGAGAGCCCAATGTGTGGACTGTGGACTAATGCAATCCAATGACACTGGAGGAATTGATTTTGTTCCATGAATTGTTAACCAGTttggcattttgtttttatgtgcagGTTCACATACACATAATAAATGAATGTCTATTACATTGCATCatgttatcatttttatttgacaTGGTTTTAGCTGTTAAAATCAAGTAGATTTGATTTAGCTATTAAATTCAAATCAAACCAAAAGTAATGAGATGACCAGAGAGGCTGCTTCAAAGAAGCTACTGACCATCCCACTCTCAAACAACACTGCGAGCCACCTTATCATGGCCTTAGACATACAGCATCAGCCTCTGGAAAGAATAAAAAGTAGTTCATTTTTCTCTTTGCAACTAGACGAGTCCACTGATGTCACGAATGGTGCATTGCTGCTGGTTTTTGTTCGTTATCGCTGGAACAGCAGTATGCATGAAGACATGCTGTTTAGTGGAGCGCTACCAACATGAGCCACAGCTTTCAAATATGACAAGTCGCAAAAACATACTGACAGCTATTCTGGCTTTCATTTTGGGATATGCCCTGTACATTGCACTGCAAAACTGAAGAATTTGATTTTCAGTCAGCTAGGTACGTTATTATtcacataatttttttttcatctgctcACAGGGACACATGTCTCATAACAATTTTACAAAAGATCAGTCACCTCTTATTTACTTTGAACTTAATGTTTCACCAGTGCTGGTTAGCACCATTGCTCATCGGAAAAAGGCCCTGGCTTGAATCTAGCCTGGGGACTTTTTGTGTGTAGAACTTGAATGTCTCCTTGCCTCTccatgggttctctccaggtacttggcttcctcccacagtccaaagacatgcatgggtTTAGACTAAGTGATGGTTCCAAATTGGTCGTAGGTCTGAgtgtgagcatgaatggttATCTGTATTTATATGCTAGCAATAACTTGGACTCCTGTCTTAGAATGTAGTGTTTGTACCTTGTCTCTTATCGTATGGAATAGGTTTTCAAATTTGACAACTTCACCACAATCAAACTCATTATATTTGCATTACTTCTCAGtagtgtttgtctgtgtgcacaCCCATATATTTAAGTATCCCTTGTCCAACCACTTCAGTCTAACTTTACCACtgtagcattttaaaaacaagtcATTACACACATAAAACTGACATGTACTTGCATTATGATATGCACATTCATTGTTATTcacttaatttaatttaatt encodes:
- the LOC100702525 gene encoding uncharacterized protein LOC100702525 isoform X3 translates to MIGVQTALILFTTIALIQSAEAASQILFKEVEVGGNVTLQCSVTEKEGKFVHWFKQSPGYIIQTVATGSYTKQTLSEEFNNGRFTVSEGQALYFLTIRNVLKEDEATYFCHSEQKSVNVKQTPEAVSVDPGSSVTVQCSLFSSNKENRGRCPDEHRVYWFRAGSGQSDATIIYTHRNYSQKQEGRRCVHSLSKTIQSSSDAGTYYCAVVTCGEIVFGEGTQVETTKLDPVVLALGVLLACSVTVNIIVIFCKSQRVFKNGKAGTNNPSHISENNLSTLDHLNDMDGDSDAVNYVALNFSSRNRVKKNKMKESPQECVYSAVRPYNHALSQTS
- the LOC100702525 gene encoding uncharacterized protein LOC100702525 isoform X2, which encodes MIGVQTALILFTTIALIQSAEAASQILFKEVEVGGNVTLQCSVTEKEGKFVHWFKQSPGYIIQTVATGSYTKQTLSEEFNNGRFTVSEGQALYFLTIRNVLKEDEATYFCQCGSAYSQTFNTSVYLAVNGHSEQKSVNVKQTPEAVSVDPGSSVTVQCSLFSSNKENRGRCPDEHRVYWFRAGSGQSDATIIYTHRNYSQKQEGRRCVHSLSKTIQSSSDAGTYYCAVVTCGEIVFGEGTQVETTKLDPVVLALGVLLACSVTVNIIVIFCKSQRVFKNGKAGTNNPSHISENNLSTLDHLNDMDGDSDAVNYVALNFSSRNRVKKNKMKESPQECVYSAVRPYNHALSQTS
- the LOC100702256 gene encoding uncharacterized protein LOC100702256 encodes the protein MLTIFYILLLINFGRCSDHQIFDTKNVAVGENVTLNCSRDRLWHSTNLFWIRLVSQSFPEIVGSTMSYDSPTIEKTHHITTKQEPGTFVLHINRAQLTDTAVYYCIKVRKRNMTFLKGTFLRIKGPDPGITGVTQDSLSNPVHPGDPVTLQCSVLSNSENRTCTEDHSVYWYRAKPDESHPSLIYSHKNNGYDCEGSPPSQQKCVYSFSRNISSSDTGTYYCAVATCGEILFGYGTKLDIEVPVVRHWDLTNTVLILLCVALSISLIVIAFLIYIIKEKNKTSAAASLQTNTETTRAEQQIHKRHEDSLTYAAPTFTKRNTRKAERRNARATETICIYSDVRAFECGKSDA